From a single Streptomyces sp. NBC_00377 genomic region:
- a CDS encoding DUF6098 family protein, protein MNAPDGLPIARSLAALAELVERQRSLFVRWSRGPATDLREMSSTDDLTGVALPGLCANPLDVEDWWADRSRTLWVARRLYDYAHLPHEKGPGVRPWVLTGREAGRGPDNEPLVAEVRPLAWIDSAVIEEARAAVLRQAATWGPLRRTGR, encoded by the coding sequence ATGAACGCGCCCGACGGCCTGCCGATCGCGCGCTCCCTGGCCGCACTGGCCGAGTTGGTCGAGCGGCAGCGGAGCCTGTTCGTCCGCTGGTCGCGCGGGCCCGCCACCGACCTGCGTGAGATGTCCAGCACCGACGACCTCACCGGCGTGGCCCTGCCCGGGCTGTGCGCGAACCCGCTGGACGTGGAGGACTGGTGGGCGGACCGCTCCCGCACCCTGTGGGTGGCCCGGCGGCTGTACGACTACGCGCACCTGCCGCACGAGAAGGGCCCCGGTGTCCGCCCCTGGGTCCTGACGGGCCGGGAGGCGGGTCGGGGCCCCGACAACGAACCGCTCGTGGCCGAGGTACGGCCCCTGGCCTGGATCGACTCCGCGGTGATCGAGGAGGCGCGGGCGGCGGTTCTCCGCCAGGCGGCGACCTGGGGCCCGCTACGCCGGACGGGCCGGTGA
- a CDS encoding WhiB family transcriptional regulator — protein MDDWREHAECRHEDPDLFFPIGTSGPALLQAEQAKAVCRRCPVQEACLEWAMETDQTLGVWGGTNENERRALKRRIRARRSS, from the coding sequence ATGGACGACTGGCGAGAGCACGCCGAGTGCCGCCACGAGGACCCCGACCTCTTCTTCCCGATCGGTACCTCCGGTCCGGCACTGCTCCAGGCGGAACAGGCGAAGGCGGTCTGCCGACGCTGCCCCGTGCAGGAGGCGTGTCTGGAGTGGGCCATGGAGACCGATCAGACGCTCGGGGTCTGGGGCGGTACGAACGAGAACGAACGACGCGCCCTCAAGCGGCGTATCAGGGCACGACGCAGTTCATGA
- a CDS encoding saccharopine dehydrogenase family protein, which produces MRVLLVGAGGVGTAITRIAARRPFFEAMVVADHDPARAVSAVAALDGDERFHAERVDAADEAAVAGLLARHRCDVLLNATDPRFVMPLFHAARTAGATYVDMAMSLSRPHPDRPYEECGVRLGDAQFAEADDWADAGALALVGMGVEPGLSDVFARYAADELFDEIEEIGIRDGANLTVEGHDFAPSFNIWTTIEECLNPPVVYEADRGWFTTAPFSEPEVFEFPEGIGPVECVNVEHEEVLLVPRWVKARRVTFKYGLGGEFIETLKTLHRLGLDRTAPVAVPSAGAAVPVSPRDVVAACLPDPATLGGLMHGKTCAGTWVQGVKDGAPREVYLYHVVDNGWSMAEYGSQAVVWQTAVNPVVALELLATGAWSGVGVLGPEAFAPRPFLDLLTAYGSPWGLREQ; this is translated from the coding sequence ATGCGTGTCCTGCTCGTGGGCGCCGGCGGTGTCGGTACCGCCATCACCCGGATCGCCGCCCGCCGCCCGTTCTTCGAGGCGATGGTGGTCGCCGATCACGACCCCGCCCGAGCCGTCTCCGCCGTCGCCGCGCTCGACGGCGACGAGCGGTTCCACGCCGAGCGCGTGGACGCCGCCGACGAGGCGGCGGTGGCCGGCCTGCTCGCCCGGCACCGCTGTGACGTCCTGCTCAACGCCACCGACCCGCGGTTCGTGATGCCGCTGTTCCACGCGGCGCGGACCGCCGGCGCCACCTATGTCGACATGGCGATGTCGCTGTCGCGCCCGCATCCCGATCGGCCGTACGAGGAGTGCGGGGTGCGGCTCGGTGACGCACAGTTCGCCGAGGCCGACGACTGGGCCGACGCGGGCGCCCTCGCCCTGGTCGGCATGGGGGTCGAGCCGGGTCTTTCGGATGTCTTCGCCCGGTACGCGGCGGACGAACTCTTCGACGAGATCGAGGAGATCGGCATCCGCGACGGCGCGAACCTCACCGTCGAGGGCCATGACTTCGCGCCTTCCTTCAACATCTGGACCACCATCGAGGAGTGCCTGAACCCGCCGGTGGTCTACGAGGCCGACCGGGGCTGGTTCACCACCGCACCCTTCAGCGAGCCCGAAGTCTTCGAATTCCCCGAGGGGATCGGGCCGGTGGAGTGCGTGAACGTCGAGCACGAGGAGGTACTGCTCGTGCCGCGCTGGGTGAAGGCGCGCCGCGTCACCTTCAAGTACGGCCTGGGCGGCGAGTTCATCGAGACCCTGAAGACGCTGCACCGGCTGGGCCTCGACCGCACCGCACCCGTGGCCGTGCCGAGCGCGGGCGCGGCGGTGCCCGTCTCGCCCCGGGACGTGGTGGCCGCCTGTCTGCCCGACCCGGCGACCCTGGGCGGGCTGATGCACGGCAAGACGTGCGCGGGCACCTGGGTACAGGGCGTGAAGGACGGCGCGCCGCGCGAGGTGTACCTGTACCACGTGGTCGACAACGGGTGGTCCATGGCCGAGTACGGCAGCCAGGCCGTGGTGTGGCAGACCGCCGTCAACCCGGTGGTCGCCCTCGAACTGCTCGCCACGGGCGCGTGGTCCGGCGTGGGCGTCCTGGGCCCCGAGGCGTTCGCGCCCCGTCCCTTCCTCGACCTGCTGACGGCGTACGGCTCCCCGTGGGGCTTGCGGGAACAGTGA
- a CDS encoding TetR/AcrR family transcriptional regulator: MAKPVVPEEKRRRRRPTRSGTVLSERLIVEAALRLLREHGSTGLSARRLGLALDCDPSTLYRYFRGMDELTLAIGDALVGEALRGWRPTGEWRTDLHAVGLRIHAAYVAHPQAAQLTTSRVTGRANELAADEAVLDVLRNAGFPLPDTVRIYHAFIDQTLAFAALDAAALALPRAAQRADDAIWRSTYARLPAATHPRIAEAAPLLSTRMVTSAYPTALEMLLDSAQATLARLSS; this comes from the coding sequence GTGGCCAAACCGGTCGTACCCGAGGAGAAGCGGCGCCGGCGCCGGCCCACCAGGAGCGGCACCGTGCTGTCCGAGCGGCTGATCGTCGAGGCCGCGCTGCGCCTGCTGCGCGAGCACGGCAGCACCGGCCTCAGCGCCCGCCGTCTCGGCCTGGCCCTGGACTGCGACCCCAGCACCCTGTACCGGTACTTCCGCGGCATGGACGAGCTGACCCTCGCCATCGGCGACGCGCTCGTGGGCGAGGCGCTGCGCGGCTGGCGGCCCACGGGGGAGTGGCGGACGGATCTGCACGCCGTCGGGTTGCGCATCCACGCCGCCTACGTCGCCCACCCGCAGGCCGCCCAGCTCACCACGAGCCGGGTGACGGGCCGGGCCAACGAACTGGCCGCCGACGAGGCGGTGCTGGACGTGCTGCGCAATGCCGGGTTCCCGCTGCCGGACACCGTGCGGATCTACCACGCCTTCATCGACCAGACGCTGGCCTTCGCTGCACTGGACGCCGCGGCCCTTGCCCTGCCCCGCGCGGCTCAGCGCGCCGACGACGCGATTTGGCGCTCGACGTACGCGCGACTGCCCGCCGCGACCCACCCGCGGATCGCGGAGGCGGCCCCGCTGCTGTCGACCCGCATGGTGACCAGCGCCTATCCGACGGCGCTGGAGATGCTGCTGGACAGCGCGCAGGCGACGCTGGCCCGGCTCAGCTCCTGA
- a CDS encoding LysR family transcriptional regulator ArgP, giving the protein MMADLPFDQVRTLLAVVDEGTFDAAAAALHVTPSAVSQRVKALEQRTGRVLLLRTKPVRPTESGEIIVRFARQLARLERDTRSELGMSGEGEPTRVSVAVNADSLATWFLPALNRVPREPQVCFELHREDETRTAELLREGLVMAAVTSSPEAVTGCSVRALGTMRYQAAASPDFVSRHLGDGPLHETLARAPVMTFDRSDDLQDAFVRGLRHGAEGAGPVRQAVPTSEGFVEGVAAGLGWGMVPEAQSGPLLRSGRLVSLAPERPLDVPLFWQQWKLDSPALAAVAAAVAATAAETLRS; this is encoded by the coding sequence ATGATGGCCGACCTCCCGTTCGATCAGGTGCGGACCCTGCTCGCGGTGGTGGACGAGGGCACCTTCGACGCGGCCGCCGCCGCCCTGCACGTGACGCCGTCCGCGGTCAGTCAGCGCGTCAAGGCCCTGGAGCAGCGCACGGGGCGGGTCCTGCTGCTGCGCACCAAGCCGGTCCGGCCCACCGAGTCCGGCGAGATCATCGTCCGGTTCGCCCGCCAGCTGGCCCGGCTCGAACGCGACACGCGATCCGAGCTGGGCATGAGCGGGGAGGGCGAGCCGACGCGGGTGAGCGTCGCGGTGAACGCGGACTCGCTCGCCACCTGGTTCCTGCCGGCCCTGAACCGGGTGCCCAGGGAGCCGCAGGTCTGCTTCGAACTGCACCGTGAGGACGAGACGCGCACGGCGGAACTCCTGCGGGAGGGGCTGGTGATGGCCGCGGTGACCTCATCGCCCGAGGCGGTGACGGGCTGCTCCGTGCGCGCGCTCGGCACGATGCGCTATCAGGCCGCCGCGAGCCCGGACTTCGTCTCCCGTCACCTCGGTGACGGCCCCCTCCACGAGACCCTCGCCCGGGCGCCCGTGATGACCTTCGACAGGAGCGACGACCTTCAGGACGCGTTCGTCCGCGGCCTGCGCCACGGCGCCGAGGGCGCCGGCCCCGTCCGGCAGGCGGTACCGACCTCGGAGGGCTTCGTGGAAGGCGTGGCGGCCGGACTCGGCTGGGGCATGGTGCCGGAGGCGCAGTCCGGCCCCCTGCTGCGCTCCGGCCGCCTGGTCTCCCTCGCGCCCGAACGCCCCCTGGACGTCCCGCTGTTCTGGCAGCAGTGGAAGCTCGACTCCCCGGCACTGGCGGCGGTGGCCGCCGCGGTGGCGGCGACCGCAGCCGAGACCCTCAGGAGCTGA
- a CDS encoding LysE/ArgO family amino acid transporter translates to MSHTLTAAAAGFGTGLSLIVAIGAQNAFVLRQGIRRDAVLAVVGICALSDAVLIALGVGGVGALVVAWPGALTAVGWIGGLFLLCYGALAARRVFRPAGALAAEGESAGSMRRAVLTCLALTWLNPHVYLDTVFLLGSVAADRGPLRWTFGLGAALASVCWFVTLGFGARLLGRFLTRPAAWRVLDGLVAATMIALGVTLVAGA, encoded by the coding sequence ATGTCCCACACCCTCACCGCCGCGGCCGCCGGATTCGGCACCGGCCTGTCGCTCATCGTCGCCATCGGCGCCCAGAACGCGTTCGTCCTGCGTCAGGGCATCCGCCGTGACGCCGTCCTCGCCGTCGTCGGCATCTGCGCCCTGTCCGACGCCGTGCTCATCGCCCTCGGTGTGGGCGGGGTGGGCGCCTTGGTGGTGGCCTGGCCCGGGGCGCTGACCGCCGTCGGCTGGATCGGCGGACTCTTCCTGCTCTGTTACGGGGCACTCGCCGCCCGGCGGGTGTTCCGGCCCGCGGGCGCCCTGGCGGCGGAGGGGGAGAGTGCGGGCTCGATGCGCCGGGCGGTGCTGACCTGTCTCGCGCTGACCTGGCTCAACCCGCACGTCTACCTCGACACGGTCTTCCTGCTCGGTTCCGTCGCCGCCGACCGCGGACCGCTGCGCTGGACCTTCGGTCTCGGCGCCGCCCTCGCCAGCGTCTGCTGGTTCGTCACGCTGGGCTTCGGCGCCCGGCTGCTCGGCCGCTTCCTGACCCGCCCGGCCGCCTGGCGCGTCCTCGACGGCCTGGTCGCCGCCACCATGATCGCCCTCGGCGTGACGCTCGTCGCGGGGGCCTGA
- a CDS encoding MFS transporter, with product MDTSESGAAPAAEEAGPAPRRDRPPRRGWRGWAMDTRPLRRPAYRRLWSSTIVTAVGSQLTAVAVPKQIYDITGSSAWVGYASLAGLVPMVLFALWGGAVADTVDRRKLLLITNSGIAVTSVVFWLQAVSGLDSVAVLMVLLATQQAFFGLNSPARNASIARLVPAEELAAANALGSTVMQTGLVAGPLFAGALIPVIGLPELYLLDAVALCVTLWAVFRLPALPPAASATARRAGLREIAEGFRYISRHKVLLLSFLADVIAMVFGMPRALFPQLAAETYAPYGEGLALGLLFAAIPIGAVLGGLFSGTFSRARRHGWMVIGAVVAWGAAIAGSGLSAGLWVAVVFLACAGVADMVSMVFRGAILLSAATDEMRGRMQGVFTVVVAGGPRLADALHGTAGAAFGARTAVTGGGLLVVALMLGLAAAVPALRRYRV from the coding sequence GTGGACACGAGCGAGAGCGGCGCCGCACCCGCGGCCGAGGAGGCCGGTCCGGCTCCGAGGAGGGACCGGCCCCCACGACGCGGCTGGCGCGGCTGGGCGATGGACACCCGTCCGCTGCGCCGTCCGGCCTACCGGCGGCTGTGGTCCTCGACCATCGTCACGGCCGTGGGCAGTCAGCTCACCGCCGTCGCGGTGCCCAAGCAGATCTACGACATCACCGGCTCCTCCGCCTGGGTCGGCTACGCCAGCCTCGCCGGGCTGGTGCCCATGGTGCTGTTCGCGCTGTGGGGCGGCGCGGTCGCCGACACCGTCGACCGGCGCAAGCTGCTGCTGATCACCAACAGCGGTATCGCCGTCACCTCGGTGGTGTTCTGGCTCCAGGCGGTCTCGGGACTCGACTCGGTGGCCGTGCTGATGGTGCTGCTCGCCACCCAGCAGGCGTTCTTCGGCCTGAACTCGCCGGCCCGCAACGCCTCCATCGCCCGCCTGGTCCCCGCGGAGGAACTGGCCGCCGCCAACGCCCTCGGCTCGACCGTCATGCAGACCGGTCTGGTCGCCGGGCCGCTGTTCGCGGGCGCCCTGATCCCCGTCATCGGCCTGCCCGAGCTGTATCTGCTCGACGCCGTCGCGCTGTGCGTGACGCTGTGGGCCGTCTTCCGTCTGCCCGCGCTGCCGCCGGCGGCGAGTGCGACGGCCAGGCGGGCGGGGCTGCGCGAGATCGCGGAGGGCTTCCGCTACATCTCCCGGCACAAGGTCCTGCTGCTGTCCTTCCTCGCCGACGTCATCGCCATGGTCTTCGGCATGCCCAGGGCCCTGTTCCCCCAGCTCGCCGCCGAGACGTACGCCCCTTACGGAGAAGGGCTCGCCCTCGGCCTGCTGTTCGCGGCGATCCCCATCGGCGCGGTGCTGGGTGGACTGTTCTCCGGCACGTTCTCGCGGGCCCGCAGGCACGGCTGGATGGTCATCGGCGCGGTCGTCGCCTGGGGCGCGGCGATCGCCGGGTCCGGGCTGAGCGCCGGCCTGTGGGTCGCCGTGGTGTTCCTGGCCTGTGCCGGTGTCGCCGACATGGTCTCGATGGTCTTCCGTGGGGCGATCCTGCTGTCCGCCGCCACCGACGAGATGCGGGGGCGCATGCAGGGTGTGTTCACGGTCGTCGTCGCGGGCGGCCCGCGGCTGGCGGACGCCCTGCACGGCACGGCGGGCGCCGCCTTCGGGGCCCGTACGGCGGTCACCGGCGGAGGTCTGCTGGTCGTCGCCCTGATGCTCGGCCTGGCGGCCGCGGTACCCGCGCTGCGCCGGTACCGCGTCTGA
- a CDS encoding cyclic nucleotide-binding domain-containing protein, which produces MTKATKLLTALPPPQRQRLMTLAREVSFPEDTRIFEAGGTADRFWVIRSGAVSLLQQVTSLRRVTVASLGAGDLLGWSWLFPPYRWDFGAEAFSPVRAYELEARPVLKLCEEDPALGLTLMRIVAEILAHRLETTRGKLMEQYGTHRHGAL; this is translated from the coding sequence ATGACCAAAGCGACCAAACTGCTGACCGCCCTTCCCCCGCCCCAGCGTCAGCGTCTGATGACACTGGCCCGTGAGGTGTCCTTCCCCGAGGACACCCGGATCTTCGAGGCGGGCGGCACGGCCGACCGCTTCTGGGTCATCCGCTCCGGTGCGGTCTCCCTCCTCCAGCAGGTGACGTCCCTGCGGCGGGTCACCGTCGCGAGCCTCGGCGCCGGCGACCTGCTGGGCTGGTCCTGGCTGTTCCCGCCCTACCGCTGGGATTTCGGCGCCGAGGCCTTCAGCCCCGTGCGGGCCTACGAGCTCGAGGCGCGGCCGGTGCTCAAGCTGTGCGAGGAGGACCCGGCGCTCGGGCTCACGCTGATGCGGATCGTGGCCGAGATCCTCGCCCACCGGCTGGAGACGACCCGCGGCAAGCTCATGGAACAATACGGGACGCACCGGCACGGGGCGCTGTAG
- a CDS encoding ATP-binding protein yields the protein MPTNDSTDRRDAPDGLCGRSGREQCRPADVRSAVRRAVTGRRAGTGPYDEDSLSDALLVASELTTNAILHGGGVTGFDVDVDGPAVLVSVSDRSDRLPVTMDPVDDQGRRRVGGRGWPLVRRLARDVRVACLPSGGKRITAVVPVF from the coding sequence ATGCCGACGAACGACTCGACCGACCGCAGGGACGCGCCGGACGGACTTTGCGGGCGCTCAGGACGCGAACAGTGCCGGCCGGCGGACGTCCGCAGCGCCGTCCGCCGAGCCGTGACCGGGCGCCGCGCCGGCACCGGCCCGTACGACGAGGACAGCCTCTCCGACGCCCTGCTCGTGGCCTCGGAACTGACGACCAACGCCATCCTGCACGGCGGGGGCGTCACCGGATTCGACGTCGACGTGGACGGGCCGGCGGTGCTCGTCTCGGTCAGCGACCGCAGCGACCGGCTGCCGGTCACCATGGACCCCGTGGACGACCAGGGGCGTCGGCGCGTCGGCGGTCGTGGCTGGCCGCTCGTCCGCCGCCTGGCACGCGACGTCAGAGTGGCCTGTCTCCCCTCGGGCGGCAAGCGCATCACCGCCGTCGTCCCCGTGTTCTGA
- a CDS encoding SigB/SigF/SigG family RNA polymerase sigma factor, which yields MPTDMSTSRPAASAPTTAQLRRTHDDAPDTASRFARLVTLEEGPERDAVRDELVTAWLPMAHRIAGRFRDRGEAIEDLRQVAALGLVKAVDRFDPERGAFESYAVPTITGEIKRHFRDRMWALRVPRRVQELRNKVRIARRELTQNPGAAEPSVTDIATHTGLTEDEVNAGLEALESFSTLSLDAETSAGDDGYSLADTLGDSDTSFDVVVDRESAKEGLRRLPERERAILYMRFFEDMTQSRIADQLGISQMHVSRLISRSCERVRQQALR from the coding sequence ATGCCTACAGACATGTCGACAAGCCGTCCCGCCGCATCCGCCCCCACCACTGCCCAGCTGCGGCGCACCCATGACGACGCACCCGACACCGCCAGCCGGTTCGCCCGGCTGGTCACCCTCGAGGAGGGCCCCGAGCGGGACGCCGTACGCGACGAGCTCGTCACCGCCTGGCTCCCCATGGCCCACCGCATCGCCGGACGCTTCCGCGACCGCGGTGAGGCGATCGAGGACCTGCGGCAGGTCGCAGCCCTCGGGCTGGTCAAGGCCGTCGACCGTTTCGACCCCGAGCGTGGGGCCTTCGAGAGCTATGCCGTGCCCACCATCACCGGAGAGATCAAACGGCACTTCCGGGACCGGATGTGGGCCCTGCGCGTGCCCCGCCGGGTGCAGGAACTGCGCAACAAGGTGCGCATCGCCCGCCGCGAGCTCACCCAGAACCCGGGGGCGGCCGAGCCCTCGGTCACCGACATCGCCACCCACACGGGGCTCACCGAGGACGAGGTGAACGCCGGCCTGGAGGCTCTGGAGAGCTTCAGCACCCTCTCGCTGGACGCCGAGACCTCGGCGGGCGACGACGGGTACAGCCTCGCCGACACCCTCGGCGACTCCGACACGTCCTTCGACGTCGTGGTCGACCGGGAGTCCGCCAAGGAAGGGCTGCGCCGCCTGCCCGAACGCGAGCGCGCCATCCTCTACATGCGTTTCTTCGAGGACATGACACAGAGCAGGATCGCCGACCAGCTGGGGATCTCCCAGATGCACGTCTCCCGGCTCATCAGCCGCAGTTGCGAGCGGGTGCGCCAGCAGGCGCTGCGCTGA
- a CDS encoding DUF5133 domain-containing protein, with amino-acid sequence MLMPHPAVLRTLVDEYTALMKNGSADNQAQARDLAYTLCVSTGTRDVRHALETARQWLEAASVTDAAVAPPTDNEPHAYA; translated from the coding sequence ATGCTGATGCCCCACCCCGCTGTGCTGCGCACACTCGTCGACGAGTACACGGCGCTGATGAAGAACGGATCCGCCGACAACCAGGCACAGGCGCGTGACCTCGCCTACACGCTCTGCGTGTCCACCGGCACGCGCGACGTGCGGCACGCCCTGGAGACCGCGCGCCAGTGGCTCGAGGCGGCCTCGGTCACCGACGCCGCGGTGGCTCCGCCCACCGACAACGAGCCCCACGCATACGCCTGA
- a CDS encoding DUF1206 domain-containing protein: MNTSALARNGGAQAKRTARGSVTKGAAKAGLAARGVIYLLVGLLALQIASGDGGKEADRQGALAEISEKPFGAVLLWALGVGLVGMALWRLSEAVFGAAGADGRGAKKRLQSLARCVFYSFVAYSVLAFAAGSGSGGGSSDEQSRDVTARVLDLPGGRWIVGAAGVGIAVAGLWIGARAVMRSYHKHLRLSEMSPRVRRLVDVTGVGGGAARGLVFAAAGAFAVRAAVEYEPDRAKGLDDTLRSFADTPVGPGLLACVAAGFVLFGLFSFAMARWRKV, encoded by the coding sequence ATGAACACGAGTGCTCTGGCGCGCAACGGCGGTGCCCAGGCGAAACGGACGGCGCGGGGCTCGGTGACGAAGGGCGCCGCCAAGGCGGGGCTCGCCGCACGAGGCGTGATCTATCTGCTGGTCGGCCTGCTGGCTCTACAGATCGCCTCCGGCGACGGCGGGAAGGAGGCCGACCGCCAGGGGGCGCTGGCCGAGATATCGGAGAAGCCCTTCGGGGCCGTGCTGCTGTGGGCGCTGGGCGTCGGCCTGGTCGGCATGGCGCTGTGGCGGCTGTCCGAGGCCGTGTTCGGCGCGGCCGGCGCCGACGGGCGCGGTGCCAAGAAGCGGCTGCAATCGCTCGCCCGGTGCGTCTTCTACTCCTTCGTCGCCTACTCCGTGCTGGCCTTCGCCGCAGGATCGGGCAGCGGCGGCGGTTCCAGCGACGAGCAGTCCCGGGACGTCACCGCCCGGGTGCTCGACCTCCCCGGCGGCCGGTGGATCGTGGGCGCGGCGGGCGTGGGGATCGCCGTCGCGGGGCTGTGGATCGGCGCCCGGGCCGTCATGCGGTCGTACCACAAGCACCTGCGGCTCTCGGAGATGTCGCCGCGTGTGCGGCGCCTGGTGGACGTCACCGGGGTGGGCGGCGGCGCGGCCCGCGGCCTGGTGTTCGCCGCCGCCGGAGCCTTCGCCGTACGGGCCGCCGTCGAGTACGAGCCGGACAGGGCCAAGGGGCTGGACGACACGCTGCGCTCGTTCGCCGACACGCCCGTGGGCCCCGGCCTGCTGGCCTGCGTGGCCGCGGGGTTCGTGCTGTTCGGTCTGTTCTCGTTCGCCATGGCCCGCTGGCGCAAGGTCTGA